From the Ascaphus truei isolate aAscTru1 chromosome 15, aAscTru1.hap1, whole genome shotgun sequence genome, one window contains:
- the TCF15 gene encoding transcription factor 15, whose protein sequence is MAFAMLRPMTAHVIYPDVSMLSEDEENHSGSDASDQSFGCYESSAKRRKVPRKAGQVVVVKQRQAANARERDRTQSVNTAFTALRTLIPTEPVDRKLSKIETLRLASSYISHLANVLLLGEGCEDGQPCFSTVYRPKEETDGKLPRSICTFCLSNQRKGSARREHGGNCLKVRGLNTMRIPQR, encoded by the exons ATGGCTTTCGCCATGTTACGACCCATGACGGCACATGTGATTTATCCGGACGTCAGCATGTTATCGGAGGATGAGGAGAATCACAGTGGGAGCGACGCTTCGGACCAATCGTTCGGCTGCTACGAAAGTTCGGCGAAGAGGCGGAAGGTGCCCAGGAAAGCCGGGCAGGTGGTGGTGGTGAAGCAGAGACAAGCAGCCAATGCCAGGGAGAGAGACCGTACCCAAAGCGTCAACACGGCGTTCACTGCCCTGCGCACTCTTATACCCACGGAACCGGTGGACAGGAAGCTCTCCAAGATAGAAACACTGCGCTTGGCATCCAGCTACATCTCCCACCTGGCCAACGTCCTGCTGCTGGGGGAAGGGTGTGAGGATGGGCAGCCCTGTTTCAGTACAGTATACCGACCAAAAGAAGAAACAGATGGCAAGCTGCCACGCAGCATCTGCACCTTCTGCCTTAGCAACCAGAGGAAGGGG AGCGCGCGGAGGGAGCACGGGGGCAACTGCCTGAAGGTCAGAGGACTGAACACAATGCGCATTCCACAACGGTGA